A region from the Panicum hallii strain FIL2 chromosome 1, PHallii_v3.1, whole genome shotgun sequence genome encodes:
- the LOC112875739 gene encoding probable histone acetyltransferase HAC-like 1 isoform X2 — protein sequence MNVGQAAHLSGQMSGQAAQMNQVANSGLGVGVGGADGLQQHQPMQDMAADQQFVMLRTAMREKIFEYIGRKQSSAEWRKRLPELAKRLEEILYRKFPNRNDYYNMMNGPVEPQLQFAITTLSAQNQRNQQNPQVSRQIASSSGYGTMIPTPGMTQSTSGNSRIPYVTDNNTLSSSGSSMVPQNANMGASMPGSMSNGYQHIAQNSTPNSIQSTMGSVGVQRQLPHMIPTPGFSNQQNVPANPDYSNGTGYFNGESAVAPHMQHQKQFSSNQNSNQIQHIGGHSNSGIHSSMLDNSSAYGLSDGHMNGGIGLHGSNMQLTNRTSAPEAYMNISNPYGSSPKPLQQQFNQHPQQRIPIDMAGSGSFYATGSTPLTTANSQSMNVANLQSRSRMNPMLVNNQLNIQSIQPQSQIKTEVLDQPEKVNFQSSQLTHDQLLRQHSMPQHQVQPNSQFVQNQYHINQQQPNPQHQQAMLRSNSFKQSQMASSHSMQLSEQGTLPHTELVSSQASDPVDLPSFQGQYQQRNALDNVKGGQMFGHLSGSQNFHASASHVSQQLLPSNPQLDDGSNDVSYVLKGSQTDQMLRPQWQPQTMEKAPMTTNSTLEKQIHEDFCQRTMAQDGVQQPFSSDWRLSPCTVTSIDPAVPKPPGGGFEQVTGNIHYLRQIRWLLLLFHAKSCTYPVGSCKFHGCVQVQELLKHFQNCQRKDCSYRSCSRSRMVCHHYKTCVDEQCPVCSIVRKFLRQSTEQTSKQKALESRKLAQQNVRQRIMNGVEGDRMDVDPASAEVFDDQPSVPKRLKMQPPSPSAPENDISVTSNPHVNPGFVLQETQPEQLEHSNRGTYLKRETDAKADMRAPQKPIKVGYGIDGNVATRHNVIPGAPNDMNSHIKQENLSIDKETSETTIEVKNETNDPTDATVSKSGKPKIKGVSLTELFTPEQIKEHIDSLRLWVGQSKAKAEKNQAIGHSENENSCQLCRVEKLTFEPPPIYCSPCGARIKRNAPYYTVGTGDTRHYFCIPCYNESRGETIEVEGQAFSKAKLEKKRNDEETEEWWVQCDKCECWQHQICALFNGRRNDGGQAEYTCPNCYVEEVKCGLRKPLPQSAVLGAKDLPRTVLSDHIEDRLFKRLKQEKQDRAAAAGKNIDEIPGAEGLVVRVVSSVDKKLEVKPRFMEIFGEDNYPQEFPYKSKAVLLFQKIEGVEVCLFGMYVQEFGAECSFPNQRRVYLSYLDSVKYFRPEIKTVSGEALRTFVYHEILIGYLEYCKLRGFTSCYIWACPPLKGEDYILYCHPEIQKTPKSDKLREWYLAMLRKASKEEIVVELTNLYDHFFITMGECKAKVTAARLPYFDGDYWPGAAEDMISQLRQEEDDRKLQKKSKTKKIITKRALKAAGHTDLSGNASKDAMLMQKLGETIYPMKEDFIMVHLQYSCSHCCVLMVSGRRWVCHQCRSFYICDKCYDAEQQLEDRERHPSNSRDTHMLHPVDIVGVPKDTKDRDDILESEFFDTRQAFLSLCQGNHYQYDTLRRAKHSSMMVLYHLHNPTAPAFVTTCNVCCHDIETGQGWRCEVCPDFDVCNACFKKGAVNHQHNLTNHPSAADRDAQNAEARQMRVQQLRKMLDLLVHASTCRSGSCQYPNCRKVKGLFRHGMQCKTRASGGCVLCKKMWYMLQLHARACKDSECNVPRCRDLKEHLRRLQQQSDSRRRAAVNEMMRQRAAEVAANE from the exons ATGAATGTGGGGCAGGCTGCCCACCTGTCCGGGCAGATGTCTGGGCAGGCAGCGCAGATGAATCAGGTTGCCAACAGCGGTCTCGGCGTTGGTGTTGGCGGTGCTGACGGGCTCCAGCAGCACCAGCCGATGCAGGATATGGCGGCGGACCAGCAGTTTGTGATGCTACGGACCGCTATGCGCGAAAAGAT ATTCGAGTATATAGGAAGGAAACAATCATCGGCTGAGTGGCGGAAGCGGTTGCCGGAACTGGCAAAGCGGCTTGAGGAGATCTTGTATAGGAAATTCCCAAACAGG AATGACTACTACAATATGATGAATGGACCGGTTGAGCCACAATTGCAGTTTGCTATTACGACCCTGAGTGCTCAGAACCAGCGAAATCAACAAAACCCACAAGTGTCAAGGCAAATAGCATCTTCCTCTGGCTATGGCACGATGATTCCAACACCTGGTATGACGCAAAGCACCAGTGGAAATTCTAGGATTCCTTATGTCACAGACAACAATACTCTTTCATCGTCTGGTTCAAGCATGGTTCCTCAGAATGCCAACATGGGTGCCTCGATGCCAG GTTCGATGTCTAACGGGTACCAGCACATTGCACAAAATTCTACCCCAAATAGCATCCAATCAACAATGGGTTCAGTTGGTGTTCAGCGACAACTACCTCATATGATCCCGACTCCAGGATTCAGTAATCAACAGAATGTACCTGCCAATCCTGACTATTCAAATGGAACTGGATATTTCAATGGTGAGTCAGCTGTGGCACCACATATGCAGCACCAGAAGCAATTTTCTAGCAACCAAAATAGCAATCAAATTCAGCACATTGGGGGCCACAGTAATTCTGGGATACATTCAAGCATGCTGGACAACTCGTCTGCATATGGTCTATCAGATGGGCACATGAATGGTGGAATAGGATTGCATGGGTCAAACATGCAGCTAACAAACAGGACTTCGGCACCAGAAGCATATATGAATATATCCAACCCTTATGGCAGTTCGCCCAAACCTCTGCAGCAACAATTCAATCAGCACCCTCAGCAGAGAATACCGA TTGATATGGCTGGTTCCGGCAGCTTTTATGCTACTGGCTCTACACCTTTAACCACAGCGAATAGTCAGAGCATGAATGTTGCAAATTTGCAGTCTAGATCAAGAATGAATCCAATGTTGGTTAACAATCAGTTAAACATCCAGTCCATTCAACCACAGTCTCAGATAAAAACTGAGGTTTTGGATCAACCAGAAAAGGTGAACTTTCAGTCGTCACAGTTGACTCATGACCAACTACTACGCCAGCACTCAATGCCACAACATCAGGTGCAGCCCAATTCCCAGTTTGTTCAAAATCAGTATCATATAAATCAACAGCAGCCAAATCCACAGCATCAGCAGGCTATGCTGAGGAGCAATTCCTTTAAACAGTCTCAAATGGCTTCCAGCCATTCAATGCAACTGTCAGAACAGGGGACTCTGCCACACACTGAATTGGTATCTTCGCAGGCTAGTGATCCTGTTGATCTTCCAAGCTTCCAGGGTCAATACCAGCAAAGAAATGCTCTTGACAATGTTAAAGGAGGGCAGATGTTTGGTCATCTGTCTGGCTCTCAAAATTTTCATGCTTCTGCCTCACATGTTTCTCAGCAATTGTTGCCCTCTAATCCGCAGCTTGATGACGGTTCCAATGATGTGAGCTATGTGCTGAAAGGATCACAGACAGACCAAATGCTGCGGCCTCAATGGCAGCCACAAACAATGGAAAAGGCTCCTATGACTACTAATTCAACACTTGAAAAACAAATACATGAAGATTTTTGTCAAAGAACCATGGCACAGGATGGAGTGCAACAACCATTTTCATCTGATTGGCGTCTTTCTCCTTGCACTGTGACTTCAATTGATCCTGCTGTGCCAAAGCCCCCAGGTGGAGGATTTGAACAGGTCACTGGAAATATCCATTACCTCCGTCAGATAAGGTGGTTGCTGTTACTGTTTCATGCAAAATCATGCACATATCCTGTTGGGAGCTGCAAGTTCCATGGCTGTGTTCAGGTGCAAGAGCTTTTGAAGCATTTTCAAAACTGTCAAAGAAAAGATTGTTCGTACAGGAGCTGCAGTAGGTCAAGAATGGTGTGTCACCATTATAAAACTTGTGTCGATGAGCAGTGTCCTGTATGCAGCATTGTAAGGAAGTTTTTGCGCCAATCGACTGAACAAACATCTAAGCAAAAAGCTCTCGAGTCTAGAAAACTTGCTCAACAAAATGTGAGACAAAGAATCATGAATGGGGTAGAAGGTGATAGAATGGATGTTGACCCAGCGTCAGCTGAAGTATTTGATGATCAACCATCTGTACCAAAACGTTTAAAGATGCAGCCTCCATCACCAAGTGCTCCAGAGAATGATATCTCTGTAACCTCCAATCCTCATGTAAACCCAGGCTTTGTACTGCAGGAAACACAGCCTGAGCAGCTTGAGCACAGTAACAGAGGGACATATTTGAAACGGGAGACAGATGCAAAGGCTGACATGCGAGCTCCGCAAAAGCCCATAAAAGTTGGTTACGGTATTGATGGAAATGTGGCTACAAGGCATAACGTGATTCCAGGTGCTCCGAATGATATGAACTCTCATATCAAGCAAGAAAACTTGTCCATTGACAAAGAGACAAGTGAAACAACCATTGAGGTTAAGAATGAAACAAATGATCCAACAGATGCCACTGTGTCAAAATCAGGAAAACCAAAAATAAAAGGTGTCTCATTGACTGAACTGTTCACTCCAGAACAAATAAAGGAACATATCGACAGTCTAAGGCTGTGGGTTGGTCAG AGTAAGGCTAAAGCTGAAAAGAATCAAGCTATTGGTCACTCTGAGAATGAGAACTCTTGCCAGCTCTGTAGAGTGGAGAAACTTACTTTCGAACCCCCACCAATATATTGTTCTCCTTGTGGAGCTCGGATAAAGCGAAATGCACCATACTACACTGTAGGTACTGGTGATACGCGCCATTACTTCTGTATCCCTTGTTACAATGAGTCCCGTGGTGAGACTATCGAGGTTGAAGGCCAAGCATTTTCGAAGGCAAAGTTAGAGAAAAAAAGAAATGATGAGGAAACGGAAGAATGG TGGGTTCAGTGTGACAAGTGTGAATGCTGGCAACATCAAATTTGTGCTCTATTTAATGGCAGAAGAAATGATGGAGGACAAGCTGAATATACTTGCCCCAATTGTTATGTTGAAGAGGTGAAATGTGGGCTGCGCAAGCCTTTACCACAGAGTGCAGTTCTTGGGGCAAAAGACCTGCCAAGAACTGTTCTTAGTGATCATATTGAAGATCGGCTCTTTAAACGACTTAAGCAGGAGAAACAGGACCGTGCGGCTGCTGCTGGGAAAAatattgatgag ATTCCTGGAGCGGAAGGTCTTGTCGTCAGAGTTGTTTCATCTGTGGATAAGAAGCTGGAGGTTAAACCACGTTTTATGGAAATTTTTGGAGAAGACAACTACCCTCAAGAGTTCCCTTACAAGTCCAAG GCTGTTCTCTTGTTCCAGAAAATAGAAGGTGTGGAAGTATGCCTATTTGGAATGTATGTTCAAGAATTTGGTGCAGAATGCTCTTTCCCAAACCAGCGTCGTGTTTATTTATCATACTTGGATTCTGTTAAGTACTTCAGACCTGAGATTAAAACAGTATCGGGAGAGGCCTTGCGTACATTCGTGTATCATGAAATTCTG ATAGGGTACCTTGAATACTGTAAACTGCGTGGATTCACAAGCTGTTACATATGGGCTTGCCCACCTTTGAAGGGTGAAGATTACATCTTATATTGCCATCCTGAGATTCAAAAGACTCCAAAATCTGACAAACTGCGTGAGTG GTACTTAGCTATGCTGCGGAAAGCTTCTAAGGAGGAAATTGTTGTTGAGCTGACAAATCTCTATGACCATTTCTTCATTACTATGGGGGAATGCAAGGCTAAGGTGACTGCTGCTCGCTTGCCGTACTTCGATGGAGATTATTGGCCAGGAGCTGCAGAAGATATGATCAGTCAACTCCGTCAAGAAGAGGATGACCGCAAGCTTCAGAAGAAGAGTAAGACAAAGAAGATTATCACAAAAAGAGCTCTTAAAGCTGCTGGCCACACAGATCTCAGTGGGaatgcttccaaggatgctaTGCTGATGCAAAAG CTTGGAGAAACCATATATCCTATGAAGGAAGATTTCATTATGGTCCATTTACAGTATTCATGTAGTCACTGTTGTGTCCTTATGGTGTCAGGAAGACGTTGGGTTTGCCATCAATGCAGAAGCTTTTACATCTGTGACAA GTGTTATGACGCAGAACAACAACTTGAAGACAGGGAGAGGCACCCGAGTAACAGTAGAGACACACATATGCTCCATCCG GTTGATATTGTCGGGGTGCCCAAAGATACAAAAGATAGAGATGACATCTTAGAAAGTGAGTTTTTTGACACCAGGCAGGCATTTCTTAGTCTTTGTCAAGGAAACCATTATCAGTATGACACACTTCGCCGCGCAAAGCATTCATCAATGATGGTGTTGTACCACCTACACAATCCAACTGCACCAGCATTTGTCACTACATGCAATGTCTGCTGTCATGATATTGAAACTGGTCAAGGCTGGCGATGTGAAGTTTGTCCAGATTTCGATGTGTGCAATGCTTGTTTCAAAAAAGGAGCAGTCAATCATCAGCACAATTTAACAAACCATCCATCAGCTGCAGACCGTGATGCCCAAAACGCAGAAGCTCGGCAAATGCGTGTTCAACAG CTAAGGAAGATGCTTGATCTTCTGGTACATGCATCAACATGCCGCTCTGGTAGTTGCCAGTATCCTAACTGCCGGAAAGTCAAGGGACTATTCCGTCATGGGATGCAGTGCAAAACACGTGCTTCTGGAGGGTGTGTCCTTTGCAAGAAAATGTGGTACATGCTTCAACTCCATGCCCGAGCTTGCAAAGATTCAGAATGTAATGTGCCGCGGTGCAG GGATCTCAAGGAGCACCTTAGAAGGTTGCAACAGCAGTCTGATTCCAGGAGGAGGGCTGCTGTAAATGAAATGATGAGGCAAAGAGCAGCGGAAGTCGCCGCAAATGAGTAG
- the LOC112875739 gene encoding probable histone acetyltransferase HAC-like 1 isoform X1 encodes MNVGQAAHLSGQMSGQAAQMNQVANSGLGVGVGGADGLQQHQPMQDMAADQQFVMLRTAMREKIFEYIGRKQSSAEWRKRLPELAKRLEEILYRKFPNRNDYYNMMNGPVEPQLQFAITTLSAQNQRNQQNPQVSRQIASSSGYGTMIPTPGMTQSTSGNSRIPYVTDNNTLSSSGSSMVPQNANMGASMPGSMSNGYQHIAQNSTPNSIQSTMGSVGVQRQLPHMIPTPGFSNQQNVPANPDYSNGTGYFNGESAVAPHMQHQKQFSSNQNSNQIQHIGGHSNSGIHSSMLDNSSAYGLSDGHMNGGIGLHGSNMQLTNRTSAPEAYMNISNPYGSSPKPLQQQFNQHPQQRIPTSVDMAGSGSFYATGSTPLTTANSQSMNVANLQSRSRMNPMLVNNQLNIQSIQPQSQIKTEVLDQPEKVNFQSSQLTHDQLLRQHSMPQHQVQPNSQFVQNQYHINQQQPNPQHQQAMLRSNSFKQSQMASSHSMQLSEQGTLPHTELVSSQASDPVDLPSFQGQYQQRNALDNVKGGQMFGHLSGSQNFHASASHVSQQLLPSNPQLDDGSNDVSYVLKGSQTDQMLRPQWQPQTMEKAPMTTNSTLEKQIHEDFCQRTMAQDGVQQPFSSDWRLSPCTVTSIDPAVPKPPGGGFEQVTGNIHYLRQIRWLLLLFHAKSCTYPVGSCKFHGCVQVQELLKHFQNCQRKDCSYRSCSRSRMVCHHYKTCVDEQCPVCSIVRKFLRQSTEQTSKQKALESRKLAQQNVRQRIMNGVEGDRMDVDPASAEVFDDQPSVPKRLKMQPPSPSAPENDISVTSNPHVNPGFVLQETQPEQLEHSNRGTYLKRETDAKADMRAPQKPIKVGYGIDGNVATRHNVIPGAPNDMNSHIKQENLSIDKETSETTIEVKNETNDPTDATVSKSGKPKIKGVSLTELFTPEQIKEHIDSLRLWVGQSKAKAEKNQAIGHSENENSCQLCRVEKLTFEPPPIYCSPCGARIKRNAPYYTVGTGDTRHYFCIPCYNESRGETIEVEGQAFSKAKLEKKRNDEETEEWWVQCDKCECWQHQICALFNGRRNDGGQAEYTCPNCYVEEVKCGLRKPLPQSAVLGAKDLPRTVLSDHIEDRLFKRLKQEKQDRAAAAGKNIDEIPGAEGLVVRVVSSVDKKLEVKPRFMEIFGEDNYPQEFPYKSKAVLLFQKIEGVEVCLFGMYVQEFGAECSFPNQRRVYLSYLDSVKYFRPEIKTVSGEALRTFVYHEILIGYLEYCKLRGFTSCYIWACPPLKGEDYILYCHPEIQKTPKSDKLREWYLAMLRKASKEEIVVELTNLYDHFFITMGECKAKVTAARLPYFDGDYWPGAAEDMISQLRQEEDDRKLQKKSKTKKIITKRALKAAGHTDLSGNASKDAMLMQKLGETIYPMKEDFIMVHLQYSCSHCCVLMVSGRRWVCHQCRSFYICDKCYDAEQQLEDRERHPSNSRDTHMLHPVDIVGVPKDTKDRDDILESEFFDTRQAFLSLCQGNHYQYDTLRRAKHSSMMVLYHLHNPTAPAFVTTCNVCCHDIETGQGWRCEVCPDFDVCNACFKKGAVNHQHNLTNHPSAADRDAQNAEARQMRVQQLRKMLDLLVHASTCRSGSCQYPNCRKVKGLFRHGMQCKTRASGGCVLCKKMWYMLQLHARACKDSECNVPRCRDLKEHLRRLQQQSDSRRRAAVNEMMRQRAAEVAANE; translated from the exons ATGAATGTGGGGCAGGCTGCCCACCTGTCCGGGCAGATGTCTGGGCAGGCAGCGCAGATGAATCAGGTTGCCAACAGCGGTCTCGGCGTTGGTGTTGGCGGTGCTGACGGGCTCCAGCAGCACCAGCCGATGCAGGATATGGCGGCGGACCAGCAGTTTGTGATGCTACGGACCGCTATGCGCGAAAAGAT ATTCGAGTATATAGGAAGGAAACAATCATCGGCTGAGTGGCGGAAGCGGTTGCCGGAACTGGCAAAGCGGCTTGAGGAGATCTTGTATAGGAAATTCCCAAACAGG AATGACTACTACAATATGATGAATGGACCGGTTGAGCCACAATTGCAGTTTGCTATTACGACCCTGAGTGCTCAGAACCAGCGAAATCAACAAAACCCACAAGTGTCAAGGCAAATAGCATCTTCCTCTGGCTATGGCACGATGATTCCAACACCTGGTATGACGCAAAGCACCAGTGGAAATTCTAGGATTCCTTATGTCACAGACAACAATACTCTTTCATCGTCTGGTTCAAGCATGGTTCCTCAGAATGCCAACATGGGTGCCTCGATGCCAG GTTCGATGTCTAACGGGTACCAGCACATTGCACAAAATTCTACCCCAAATAGCATCCAATCAACAATGGGTTCAGTTGGTGTTCAGCGACAACTACCTCATATGATCCCGACTCCAGGATTCAGTAATCAACAGAATGTACCTGCCAATCCTGACTATTCAAATGGAACTGGATATTTCAATGGTGAGTCAGCTGTGGCACCACATATGCAGCACCAGAAGCAATTTTCTAGCAACCAAAATAGCAATCAAATTCAGCACATTGGGGGCCACAGTAATTCTGGGATACATTCAAGCATGCTGGACAACTCGTCTGCATATGGTCTATCAGATGGGCACATGAATGGTGGAATAGGATTGCATGGGTCAAACATGCAGCTAACAAACAGGACTTCGGCACCAGAAGCATATATGAATATATCCAACCCTTATGGCAGTTCGCCCAAACCTCTGCAGCAACAATTCAATCAGCACCCTCAGCAGAGAATACCGA CATCAGTTGATATGGCTGGTTCCGGCAGCTTTTATGCTACTGGCTCTACACCTTTAACCACAGCGAATAGTCAGAGCATGAATGTTGCAAATTTGCAGTCTAGATCAAGAATGAATCCAATGTTGGTTAACAATCAGTTAAACATCCAGTCCATTCAACCACAGTCTCAGATAAAAACTGAGGTTTTGGATCAACCAGAAAAGGTGAACTTTCAGTCGTCACAGTTGACTCATGACCAACTACTACGCCAGCACTCAATGCCACAACATCAGGTGCAGCCCAATTCCCAGTTTGTTCAAAATCAGTATCATATAAATCAACAGCAGCCAAATCCACAGCATCAGCAGGCTATGCTGAGGAGCAATTCCTTTAAACAGTCTCAAATGGCTTCCAGCCATTCAATGCAACTGTCAGAACAGGGGACTCTGCCACACACTGAATTGGTATCTTCGCAGGCTAGTGATCCTGTTGATCTTCCAAGCTTCCAGGGTCAATACCAGCAAAGAAATGCTCTTGACAATGTTAAAGGAGGGCAGATGTTTGGTCATCTGTCTGGCTCTCAAAATTTTCATGCTTCTGCCTCACATGTTTCTCAGCAATTGTTGCCCTCTAATCCGCAGCTTGATGACGGTTCCAATGATGTGAGCTATGTGCTGAAAGGATCACAGACAGACCAAATGCTGCGGCCTCAATGGCAGCCACAAACAATGGAAAAGGCTCCTATGACTACTAATTCAACACTTGAAAAACAAATACATGAAGATTTTTGTCAAAGAACCATGGCACAGGATGGAGTGCAACAACCATTTTCATCTGATTGGCGTCTTTCTCCTTGCACTGTGACTTCAATTGATCCTGCTGTGCCAAAGCCCCCAGGTGGAGGATTTGAACAGGTCACTGGAAATATCCATTACCTCCGTCAGATAAGGTGGTTGCTGTTACTGTTTCATGCAAAATCATGCACATATCCTGTTGGGAGCTGCAAGTTCCATGGCTGTGTTCAGGTGCAAGAGCTTTTGAAGCATTTTCAAAACTGTCAAAGAAAAGATTGTTCGTACAGGAGCTGCAGTAGGTCAAGAATGGTGTGTCACCATTATAAAACTTGTGTCGATGAGCAGTGTCCTGTATGCAGCATTGTAAGGAAGTTTTTGCGCCAATCGACTGAACAAACATCTAAGCAAAAAGCTCTCGAGTCTAGAAAACTTGCTCAACAAAATGTGAGACAAAGAATCATGAATGGGGTAGAAGGTGATAGAATGGATGTTGACCCAGCGTCAGCTGAAGTATTTGATGATCAACCATCTGTACCAAAACGTTTAAAGATGCAGCCTCCATCACCAAGTGCTCCAGAGAATGATATCTCTGTAACCTCCAATCCTCATGTAAACCCAGGCTTTGTACTGCAGGAAACACAGCCTGAGCAGCTTGAGCACAGTAACAGAGGGACATATTTGAAACGGGAGACAGATGCAAAGGCTGACATGCGAGCTCCGCAAAAGCCCATAAAAGTTGGTTACGGTATTGATGGAAATGTGGCTACAAGGCATAACGTGATTCCAGGTGCTCCGAATGATATGAACTCTCATATCAAGCAAGAAAACTTGTCCATTGACAAAGAGACAAGTGAAACAACCATTGAGGTTAAGAATGAAACAAATGATCCAACAGATGCCACTGTGTCAAAATCAGGAAAACCAAAAATAAAAGGTGTCTCATTGACTGAACTGTTCACTCCAGAACAAATAAAGGAACATATCGACAGTCTAAGGCTGTGGGTTGGTCAG AGTAAGGCTAAAGCTGAAAAGAATCAAGCTATTGGTCACTCTGAGAATGAGAACTCTTGCCAGCTCTGTAGAGTGGAGAAACTTACTTTCGAACCCCCACCAATATATTGTTCTCCTTGTGGAGCTCGGATAAAGCGAAATGCACCATACTACACTGTAGGTACTGGTGATACGCGCCATTACTTCTGTATCCCTTGTTACAATGAGTCCCGTGGTGAGACTATCGAGGTTGAAGGCCAAGCATTTTCGAAGGCAAAGTTAGAGAAAAAAAGAAATGATGAGGAAACGGAAGAATGG TGGGTTCAGTGTGACAAGTGTGAATGCTGGCAACATCAAATTTGTGCTCTATTTAATGGCAGAAGAAATGATGGAGGACAAGCTGAATATACTTGCCCCAATTGTTATGTTGAAGAGGTGAAATGTGGGCTGCGCAAGCCTTTACCACAGAGTGCAGTTCTTGGGGCAAAAGACCTGCCAAGAACTGTTCTTAGTGATCATATTGAAGATCGGCTCTTTAAACGACTTAAGCAGGAGAAACAGGACCGTGCGGCTGCTGCTGGGAAAAatattgatgag ATTCCTGGAGCGGAAGGTCTTGTCGTCAGAGTTGTTTCATCTGTGGATAAGAAGCTGGAGGTTAAACCACGTTTTATGGAAATTTTTGGAGAAGACAACTACCCTCAAGAGTTCCCTTACAAGTCCAAG GCTGTTCTCTTGTTCCAGAAAATAGAAGGTGTGGAAGTATGCCTATTTGGAATGTATGTTCAAGAATTTGGTGCAGAATGCTCTTTCCCAAACCAGCGTCGTGTTTATTTATCATACTTGGATTCTGTTAAGTACTTCAGACCTGAGATTAAAACAGTATCGGGAGAGGCCTTGCGTACATTCGTGTATCATGAAATTCTG ATAGGGTACCTTGAATACTGTAAACTGCGTGGATTCACAAGCTGTTACATATGGGCTTGCCCACCTTTGAAGGGTGAAGATTACATCTTATATTGCCATCCTGAGATTCAAAAGACTCCAAAATCTGACAAACTGCGTGAGTG GTACTTAGCTATGCTGCGGAAAGCTTCTAAGGAGGAAATTGTTGTTGAGCTGACAAATCTCTATGACCATTTCTTCATTACTATGGGGGAATGCAAGGCTAAGGTGACTGCTGCTCGCTTGCCGTACTTCGATGGAGATTATTGGCCAGGAGCTGCAGAAGATATGATCAGTCAACTCCGTCAAGAAGAGGATGACCGCAAGCTTCAGAAGAAGAGTAAGACAAAGAAGATTATCACAAAAAGAGCTCTTAAAGCTGCTGGCCACACAGATCTCAGTGGGaatgcttccaaggatgctaTGCTGATGCAAAAG CTTGGAGAAACCATATATCCTATGAAGGAAGATTTCATTATGGTCCATTTACAGTATTCATGTAGTCACTGTTGTGTCCTTATGGTGTCAGGAAGACGTTGGGTTTGCCATCAATGCAGAAGCTTTTACATCTGTGACAA GTGTTATGACGCAGAACAACAACTTGAAGACAGGGAGAGGCACCCGAGTAACAGTAGAGACACACATATGCTCCATCCG GTTGATATTGTCGGGGTGCCCAAAGATACAAAAGATAGAGATGACATCTTAGAAAGTGAGTTTTTTGACACCAGGCAGGCATTTCTTAGTCTTTGTCAAGGAAACCATTATCAGTATGACACACTTCGCCGCGCAAAGCATTCATCAATGATGGTGTTGTACCACCTACACAATCCAACTGCACCAGCATTTGTCACTACATGCAATGTCTGCTGTCATGATATTGAAACTGGTCAAGGCTGGCGATGTGAAGTTTGTCCAGATTTCGATGTGTGCAATGCTTGTTTCAAAAAAGGAGCAGTCAATCATCAGCACAATTTAACAAACCATCCATCAGCTGCAGACCGTGATGCCCAAAACGCAGAAGCTCGGCAAATGCGTGTTCAACAG CTAAGGAAGATGCTTGATCTTCTGGTACATGCATCAACATGCCGCTCTGGTAGTTGCCAGTATCCTAACTGCCGGAAAGTCAAGGGACTATTCCGTCATGGGATGCAGTGCAAAACACGTGCTTCTGGAGGGTGTGTCCTTTGCAAGAAAATGTGGTACATGCTTCAACTCCATGCCCGAGCTTGCAAAGATTCAGAATGTAATGTGCCGCGGTGCAG GGATCTCAAGGAGCACCTTAGAAGGTTGCAACAGCAGTCTGATTCCAGGAGGAGGGCTGCTGTAAATGAAATGATGAGGCAAAGAGCAGCGGAAGTCGCCGCAAATGAGTAG